The genomic stretch TATATAATTAACACCAAGCGATATAAATATCGGTAAAATATAAATTTTGATTTGGAGAATATTATGAAAACATCAGTAATTGGATACCCTAGAATCGGTACATTAAGAGAACTTAAGTTTGCATCTGAAAAATATTTCAGAAAAGAAATTACATCGAATGAACTTTTAAATACTGCAAAGTCTTTGCGTGAAATTCATTGGAATACACAGAAAAATTCCGGCATTGACTTTATTTCAAGTAACGATTTTTCTTTCTATGATATGACTTTAGATACAGCAGTCTTATTTAATATCATCCCAAATAGATATAGGGAACTTAACCTTTCTAACCTTGATACTTACTTTGCTATGGCTCGTGGTTTTCAAGGTGTTTCAGGTGATGTTAAAGCTCTTGCAATGAAAAAGTGGTTTAACACTAACTACCACTATATTGTCCCTGAAGTCGAGGATGATACAGAAATTAAGTTAGTTGGAAACAAACTATTTGACGAATACAATGAAGCAAAGTCTTTAGGTATCGAAACAAAACCTGTTGTTATCGGACCATATACTTTACTAAAGTTATGTAGATTTACAGGCAACAAAACTTGTGAAAATTTTGTAGATGCAGTTATTATTGCGTATAAGGATTTAGTCGCTAAGTGTGAAGAAAATGATGTTAAATGGTTACAGATTGATGAACCATCACTTGTAAAGGATATGATAAGTGATGACCTAGCATTATTTAACAAGATTTATGATGAAATCCTTTCAATTAAGGAAAATTGCAAAGTCCTTTTACAAACATACTTTGGTGATGTAAGAGATGTTTATGCTGATTTAGTCAACAAGCCTTTTGATGGTATTGGTCTTGATTTTATTGAAGGTAAAGAAACATATAACTTAGTTAATAAGTTTGGTTTTCCAAGTGATAAGGTTCTATTTGCAGGTCTTGTAAATGGTAAAAATATTTGGAAGAACCATTATGAAAAGACACTTGAAACTCTTAATGATTTGAAGAATAAGGGTATTAACACAGTGCTTTCAACTTCTTGTTCATTACTTCATGTACCATATACTCTAAAGCATGAAACAAAGTTAGATACTAAGTATCTTTCTCATTTCTCATTTGCTGAAGAAAAGCTGGTTGAACTATCAGAGTTAAAGGTTTTAGCTGACTCTAATGATTATGGAAATGAAGAAACATTCAGGAATAATAAGAAGCTATTTACAGAACAGAGAGATTGTTTTAATCAGGCTGTACATGACAGACTATGCAATGTTACAGATAAGGACTACACAAGACTACCTGCAAGAATAGAAAGACAGAAACTACAAAAGGTTGAACTTAACCTACCATTATTCCCAACAACAACTATCGGTTCCTTCCCACAGACTAAGGAAGTAAAGGCTAACCGTTCAGCATATAAAAAAGGTGAAATATCCAAGAAAGAATATGTAGAATTCAACAAAAAGAAAATTGCTGAATGTGTAAAATTTCAAGAAGAAATCGGTCTTGATGTACTTGTTCATGGTGAGTACGAAAGAAACGATATGGTAGAATACTTTGGTGAAGCACTGGGTGGTTTCTTGTTTACAGAAAAAGCATGGGTACAGTCATATGGCACAAGATGTGTTAAGCCTCCAATTATCTGGGGTGATGTGTATCGTGAAAAGCCAATTACAGTTGATTGGTCAGTATATGCTCAATCTTTAACAAAGAAGATTATGAAAGGTATGCTTACAGGTCCTGTAACAATTCTTAACTGGTCATTCCCAAGAGAAGATATTTCTATTAAGGACTCTATTTCACAGATTGCACTTGCTATTCGTGATGAAGTTCTTGACCTTGAAAAGAACGAAATTAAAGTTATCCAAATTGATGAGGCAGCTTTAAGAGAAAAGCTACCACTTCGTAAGTCAGATTGGCAGAAAGAATATCTTGACTTCGCAATACCTGCATTTAGATTAACTCATAGTGGAGTTAAAGCAGATACTCAGATTCACACACATATGTGCTATAGTGAATTTACAGATATTATCCCTGCTATTGATGATATGGATGCTGATGTTATTACATTTGAGGCATCTCGTTCAGATTTACAGATTTTAACTTCACTTAAGGAGCATAACTTCGAAACAGAAGTAGGTCCGGGTGTATATGATATTCATTCACCAAGAGTTCCATCAGTTGAAGAAATTGTCAATGCACTTCATTTAATGCTAACTAAGATTGAAAAAGAAAATCTATGGGTAAACCCTGACTGTGGTCTAAAAACAAGAGGTATCCCTGAAACTGAAAAGAGCCTACAGAATATGGTTGAGGCTGCAAAAATTATTAGAAAAGAAGTAAAGTAATGAAAGTTTCTGAACTATATAAAGATAACAAGAAAACTCTTTCTTTTGAAATTGTCCCACCTGAAAAGAACAGTGAGTTAAGCAGTATTGATGAAACACTTGATATTTTGTGTGAACTTAATCCTGATTTTATCAGCGTAACTTTTGGTGCAGGTGGCAGTGAAAACTGTAACAGCACCATAGAAGTTGCTAGAAAAATTAAAGAAAAGTACAATATAGAACCTGTTGTTCATTTAACTTGCCTAAATTATAGTAAGGATGAAATTGACTTAATAGCAAGACAGTTACAACAGTCAGGTGTACAGAATATTCTTGCTTTAAGAGGAGATAAAGTTCCTAATGTTCAAGCTAAGAATGACTTTAAATATGCCTCAGATTTAATTGCATATATGAAGTCTAAATATGATTTTTGCTTATTAGGAGCTTGTTATCCTGAAGGTCACCCTGAGTCTGAGAGTTTTGTAGATGACATTAAGCACCTAAAAGAAAAGGTCAATTCAGGTGCTGAAGTATTACTTTCTCAATTATTTTTTGATAACAATTATTTCTATGATTTTCAGGAAAAGTGCAAAGTAGCTGATATTGATGTACCTGTTATAGCCGGTATTATGCCTGCTATCAGTAAATCTCAACTTGAGAAAATGGTATCATTATGTGGTGTTACAATTCCACCACAACTTAAAAGAATTGTACATAAGTTTAGTAGTAATAAAGATGCACTTTTTGATGCAGGTATGTCCTACGGCATAAGCCAAATCATAGATTTACTTACAAGTGATGTAGATGGTATTCATATTTATACAATGAATAATCCTATGGTAGCAAAACGAATTTCAACTGAAATTCATAATTTTATTTAGTAATTGTTATTAACTAAGTTTGATTTACCCAATATTCTATATACCCTAAAAGTCGGTTAACATTTTATTATGTTAGCCGACTTCATTAATATTAAATTTAAAAGTATTGTAGTTTATGTTTAAATATACTATAATTTGAGTATATTTAATTAACAAGGTGATAAAATGAATAACTTAGTTCAGTTAGAAAAAGTACCATTCCCATTAAATAACTTAATTGAAAAAGAGGGAATACTAAATTACATCAACGACTATTATGTTCTAGTAAATGGTAATTTTAATATGCTTTATGCAGTTGATGATTTTTATATTGCTGAGAATTTAACATACCAACCATGGCTTGCAGTAATGGGAACAGTTCCAAGTGATTTAACAGAAGATAAGCTAAGAGAATTGTTAAGACCGTATATAGAAAATGAAAAGTATATTGCAGTTTATACAAATAATAAGTTAATATCAAAGTTACTAAGTGAATTTTCAATCTTTACTTATCATGAAGATTTTATAAACGGACAAGTTAACTCAAAGTCAAATTTTGATTATTCAGGAATACGATTAGCAACAGAAAATGATTTGTCCTATATTGAAAAAACTTATACAAGGTCAGGACATAATCAACTGTTAAATAGAATTAACCAAAAACAAATGTGGGTACTGGAAGATAATGATGTCTTAAAAGGTTATATGGGCGTGCATAAAGATTCCTCATTAGGCTTTCAGTATGTTGACCCAAATGCCAGAAGACAAAATATAGCCACAAGATTGCAGTCTTATGTAGTTGAACAAGTGCTAAAGGACAATAAAATTCCATTCTTTATGGTTTCTTTGCATAACGAAGTTGCCCTTAACTTCCAAAAGAAATTAGGCTCAACCTTTGCCACAAAACTCTTTTATTTCTATGCCAAAGGCCCATATGAATTAGAGTAAGTTAATTTTACAATTATAAAAATATGGTGAAATTTGAATTTTGAATTTCATTCAAACATTTAGAAATGTGAATTATTTTTGGTAACCTAAATTTACCATTGTGATTTAATAACATAGCTTGTATATTATCGGAATTTAAAAAGTACATACGACAAGAGAAAGTATCTGTTAATTAACAGGTACTTTTTTAATTAATGTATTATATTGTAAGTTTTTCATTACTCCTTATTTAGTTAATAAATTAAAAAGTATTACGTTATAAATCAATGTATGTGCTAAAATGATATGACCCAATAAAAAAGAGGAGTAACTTCAAAATATGGTATAATGGAATCGCTAAAAAAACATTAACCTAAGAAAGAAGTACTCCTCATGAATATGATAACACAAGAAGCAAAGAAAAAGCAAGCCATAGTAAAATACGCACTAAAAAAAGGAAAAAGCAAAGCAAGTAGAATGTACGGTGTAAGTCTTTCAAGCGTAAAGAGATGGTGTAAACAATATGACGGTACCTGGCAATCGCTATTGCCTAAATCACACAGACCACATAGTCATCCTAACAGGCACACAAAAAGAGAAGAAAGACAAATTAGAAATTCTTTCAAAAAGTGCTATGAAAGATATGGATGGGATGGAGTATACAGTGATTTAAAGAGAAAAGGATATACAAGAAGCTACTCAGGAATGATATATGCAGCTAAAAGAATGGGCTTAGTAAAATATAAAAAGACCAAGAAAAAGAGCCGTAAGCATAGAAGATATCCGGAACTGTTAATACCTGGAGAAAAGGTGCAGATAGATGTAAAAGAAGTGCCATATAATTGCTTAAGAGGTAAGGCTTTAAGGGACGGAAAGCATTTTTATCAATGGACTGCAATAGATGAATGTACAAGGATGAGATTTGTATATGGGTTTGAAGAACATACACCTGAAAACTCAACCAAATTCTTGAAAATG from Ruminococcus bovis encodes the following:
- the metE gene encoding 5-methyltetrahydropteroyltriglutamate--homocysteine S-methyltransferase, which encodes MKTSVIGYPRIGTLRELKFASEKYFRKEITSNELLNTAKSLREIHWNTQKNSGIDFISSNDFSFYDMTLDTAVLFNIIPNRYRELNLSNLDTYFAMARGFQGVSGDVKALAMKKWFNTNYHYIVPEVEDDTEIKLVGNKLFDEYNEAKSLGIETKPVVIGPYTLLKLCRFTGNKTCENFVDAVIIAYKDLVAKCEENDVKWLQIDEPSLVKDMISDDLALFNKIYDEILSIKENCKVLLQTYFGDVRDVYADLVNKPFDGIGLDFIEGKETYNLVNKFGFPSDKVLFAGLVNGKNIWKNHYEKTLETLNDLKNKGINTVLSTSCSLLHVPYTLKHETKLDTKYLSHFSFAEEKLVELSELKVLADSNDYGNEETFRNNKKLFTEQRDCFNQAVHDRLCNVTDKDYTRLPARIERQKLQKVELNLPLFPTTTIGSFPQTKEVKANRSAYKKGEISKKEYVEFNKKKIAECVKFQEEIGLDVLVHGEYERNDMVEYFGEALGGFLFTEKAWVQSYGTRCVKPPIIWGDVYREKPITVDWSVYAQSLTKKIMKGMLTGPVTILNWSFPREDISIKDSISQIALAIRDEVLDLEKNEIKVIQIDEAALREKLPLRKSDWQKEYLDFAIPAFRLTHSGVKADTQIHTHMCYSEFTDIIPAIDDMDADVITFEASRSDLQILTSLKEHNFETEVGPGVYDIHSPRVPSVEEIVNALHLMLTKIEKENLWVNPDCGLKTRGIPETEKSLQNMVEAAKIIRKEVK
- the metF gene encoding methylenetetrahydrofolate reductase [NAD(P)H]; translation: MKVSELYKDNKKTLSFEIVPPEKNSELSSIDETLDILCELNPDFISVTFGAGGSENCNSTIEVARKIKEKYNIEPVVHLTCLNYSKDEIDLIARQLQQSGVQNILALRGDKVPNVQAKNDFKYASDLIAYMKSKYDFCLLGACYPEGHPESESFVDDIKHLKEKVNSGAEVLLSQLFFDNNYFYDFQEKCKVADIDVPVIAGIMPAISKSQLEKMVSLCGVTIPPQLKRIVHKFSSNKDALFDAGMSYGISQIIDLLTSDVDGIHIYTMNNPMVAKRISTEIHNFI
- a CDS encoding GNAT family N-acetyltransferase; protein product: MNNLVQLEKVPFPLNNLIEKEGILNYINDYYVLVNGNFNMLYAVDDFYIAENLTYQPWLAVMGTVPSDLTEDKLRELLRPYIENEKYIAVYTNNKLISKLLSEFSIFTYHEDFINGQVNSKSNFDYSGIRLATENDLSYIEKTYTRSGHNQLLNRINQKQMWVLEDNDVLKGYMGVHKDSSLGFQYVDPNARRQNIATRLQSYVVEQVLKDNKIPFFMVSLHNEVALNFQKKLGSTFATKLFYFYAKGPYELE
- a CDS encoding helix-turn-helix domain-containing protein, which encodes MITQEAKKKQAIVKYALKKGKSKASRMYGVSLSSVKRWCKQYDGTWQSLLPKSHRPHSHPNRHTKREERQIRNSFKKCYERYGWDGVYSDLKRKGYTRSYSGMIYAAKRMGLVKYKKTKKKSRKHRRYPELLIPGEKVQIDVKEVPYNCLRGKALRDGKHFYQWTAIDECTRMRFVYGFEEHTPENSTKFLKMLLKNFRLKYRLFKQITE